From Deltaproteobacteria bacterium, one genomic window encodes:
- a CDS encoding long-chain-fatty-acid--CoA ligase translates to MNTSNFVSIPAMMFPDQEILVYDTQRRTYGELWERIQRLANALEGIGVRRGDRIAVLQTNSAQYVEAYFAAAALNAVFIPVNYRAKLPELEYMLGAAETKVLLVGDRYVETVRQLLPKLPSVTTCIAMEGEHEGFRHIEPLIAAAAAEFQERETNDDDTTILMYTSGTTALPKGVMLRFNDFTAYVTANVELADGTPRGTSLLCVPLYHIAGATNVMSNLFTGRKLVLLRQFDATEWLHTVAREQVTHAFVVPTMLKQLIDHPDFATCDLSSLQNLSYGGAAMPFPVIRRALEMFPKTVGFVNAFGQTETTSTLTVLGPDDHRLDGSAAEVELRLKRLVSIGRPLPDVEVKVVDDDSHDLPAGEVGEIWVRTPRVMKGYAAKEGASSPLNADGWLPTRDMGWLDSDGYIFLAGRKDDMIIRGGENIAPAEVEAVLYSHPSVEEAAVIGVPDVEWGQRICAVVVTRPEVMLGADDIIEFCRQRLASFKKPEIIHFLPELPKNPMGKILKKDLRKQFGAA, encoded by the coding sequence GTGAACACGTCCAACTTCGTCAGCATTCCGGCGATGATGTTTCCTGACCAGGAGATCCTCGTCTACGACACGCAACGCCGCACCTACGGCGAACTGTGGGAGCGCATTCAGCGGCTGGCCAACGCGCTCGAAGGCATCGGCGTCCGCCGCGGCGATCGCATCGCCGTGCTGCAGACCAACTCGGCGCAATATGTGGAAGCCTACTTCGCCGCCGCCGCGCTCAATGCGGTATTCATTCCGGTGAACTACCGCGCCAAGCTGCCGGAGCTGGAGTACATGCTCGGCGCCGCCGAGACCAAGGTGCTGCTCGTCGGTGATCGCTACGTCGAGACCGTGCGGCAGCTGCTTCCCAAGCTGCCGAGCGTCACCACCTGCATCGCGATGGAGGGCGAGCACGAAGGCTTTCGGCATATCGAGCCACTCATCGCCGCGGCCGCCGCTGAATTCCAGGAGCGCGAGACCAACGACGACGACACCACGATCTTGATGTACACCAGTGGCACCACCGCGCTGCCGAAAGGCGTGATGCTGCGCTTCAACGACTTCACTGCCTACGTTACCGCCAACGTCGAGCTGGCCGATGGCACGCCGCGCGGCACGTCGTTGTTGTGCGTACCGCTCTACCACATCGCCGGTGCCACCAACGTGATGAGTAATCTGTTTACCGGTCGCAAACTCGTGCTGCTGCGCCAGTTCGACGCCACCGAGTGGCTGCACACGGTTGCGCGCGAGCAGGTCACCCACGCCTTCGTCGTGCCGACGATGCTGAAGCAGCTCATCGACCATCCCGACTTCGCCACGTGCGATTTGTCGAGCCTGCAGAATCTCTCCTACGGTGGTGCCGCCATGCCGTTCCCGGTGATCCGCCGCGCGCTCGAGATGTTCCCGAAGACGGTCGGCTTCGTCAACGCGTTCGGGCAGACCGAAACCACTTCGACGTTGACCGTGCTCGGTCCCGACGATCATCGGCTCGACGGCTCAGCCGCGGAAGTCGAGTTGCGCTTGAAGCGCCTCGTCTCCATTGGTCGTCCGCTACCGGACGTTGAGGTAAAGGTGGTGGACGACGACAGCCATGACCTCCCGGCTGGCGAAGTGGGCGAGATCTGGGTGCGTACACCACGCGTGATGAAGGGCTACGCCGCCAAGGAGGGTGCCAGTTCGCCGCTCAACGCCGACGGTTGGTTGCCGACACGCGACATGGGCTGGCTCGACTCCGACGGCTACATCTTTCTCGCCGGTCGCAAGGACGACATGATCATCCGCGGCGGCGAGAACATCGCGCCGGCGGAGGTTGAAGCAGTGCTCTATTCGCACCCGAGCGTCGAAGAGGCAGCCGTGATCGGCGTACCCGACGTCGAGTGGGGACAACGGATCTGCGCGGTGGTGGTGACGCGCCCCGAGGTCATGCTCGGCGCCGACGACATCATCGAGTTCTGTCGCCAGCGTTTGGCCAGCTTCAAGAAACCGGAGATCATCCACTTCCTGCCCGAGCTGCCCAAGAACCCGATGGGAAAGATTCTGAAGAAGGATCTGCGCAAGCAATTCGGCGCCGCATGA
- a CDS encoding MAPEG family protein, with product MEAVAIVAALALIEYFVLGVQVGQARGRYGVEAPATIGHPIFERHFRVHQNTLEQLVIFVPALWMFATYVSAGIGAALGLVFIAARAIYARGYVADPKQRSTGALLTAIANALLLLGGLIGALLHLMRGA from the coding sequence ATGGAAGCAGTCGCGATCGTAGCTGCGTTGGCATTGATCGAGTACTTCGTCCTCGGCGTGCAGGTTGGACAAGCGCGTGGACGCTATGGCGTCGAGGCGCCGGCCACCATCGGCCACCCGATCTTCGAACGCCACTTCCGTGTGCACCAGAACACGCTCGAACAGCTCGTGATATTTGTCCCGGCGTTGTGGATGTTCGCAACGTATGTGAGCGCCGGAATCGGTGCGGCGCTCGGGCTGGTGTTCATCGCCGCGCGTGCCATCTATGCCCGTGGCTACGTCGCTGATCCCAAGCAGCGTTCCACCGGCGCCCTGCTGACCGCCATCGCCAACGCGCTGTTGTTGCTGGGTGGCCTCATTGGCGCCCTCCTCCACCTGATGCGGGGAGCCTAG
- a CDS encoding methylenetetrahydrofolate reductase has translation MALLSILAAKAQRGEQIFTAEISPPRLYLEIDRIVGIARRLRALGLDAIAVTNSTGGGYKFSPWAIVEDIQRAMGHVPLIIHLTARDEGSARSVYYHLHEMSLKGVRDVLIIRGDPSPGNSKVLDSYRFNTTDLVQMVAGYRAGTLIDGSQSEPLPTLDVFVAAHPEFPERALDKHFRFLRGKIDAGANGLIANIVTDVDGFVRYRDRAVAAGITCPIVPSLLPLNSARRCDFLSAQLHIPVPPAAVEQLRSADRDRAHQFGLDDLVTKLRRLVAEGAPGANFNIVVPSDAEVIVEALNAFRGGGYRRSR, from the coding sequence ATGGCCCTGCTGAGCATTCTGGCGGCGAAGGCGCAGCGCGGCGAGCAGATCTTCACCGCAGAGATCAGTCCGCCGCGCTTGTACCTCGAAATCGATCGCATCGTCGGCATTGCGCGGCGCTTGCGTGCGCTCGGGCTCGACGCCATCGCTGTTACCAATTCGACCGGCGGCGGCTACAAGTTCAGTCCGTGGGCGATCGTCGAAGACATTCAGCGGGCGATGGGGCACGTGCCGCTGATCATTCATCTGACGGCGCGCGACGAAGGCTCGGCGCGCAGCGTCTACTACCACTTGCACGAGATGTCGCTGAAGGGCGTGCGCGACGTGCTGATCATCCGCGGCGACCCGTCGCCCGGTAACTCGAAAGTGCTCGACTCGTACCGCTTCAACACCACCGATCTGGTCCAGATGGTGGCCGGCTATCGCGCCGGCACGTTGATCGACGGTTCGCAGAGCGAACCTTTGCCGACGCTCGACGTCTTCGTCGCCGCGCATCCCGAGTTCCCCGAGCGCGCGCTCGATAAGCACTTCCGCTTCCTGCGTGGGAAGATCGATGCGGGCGCGAACGGGTTGATTGCCAACATCGTCACCGACGTTGACGGGTTTGTCCGCTATCGCGACCGCGCGGTCGCTGCGGGAATCACGTGCCCGATCGTGCCGTCGCTCTTGCCGCTGAACAGCGCGCGTCGCTGCGACTTCTTGAGCGCGCAACTGCACATCCCGGTTCCGCCTGCGGCGGTCGAGCAGCTCCGCAGTGCCGATCGCGATCGCGCGCATCAGTTTGGACTCGACGATCTTGTCACCAAGCTCCGTCGTCTGGTTGCCGAAGGGGCTCCCGGAGCGAACTTCAACATCGTCGTCCCCAGCGATGCCGAGGTGATCGTTGAAGCGCTCAACGCGTTTCGCGGTGGCGGTTACCGGCGATCACGCTGA
- the icd gene encoding NADP-dependent isocitrate dehydrogenase: MAELKLPSGGDRIRVRDGKLQVPDNPILPFIEGDGTGPDIWRASQAVFDAAVQKASGGKRRIVWMEVLAGEKAFNRTGNWLPDETVAAFQELIVGIKGPLTTPIGGGIRSLNVALRQLLDLYVCLRPVRYFTGVPSPVKRPEAVDMVIFRENTEDIYAGIEWQSESSDARKIVAFLQKEMGVKKIRFPETSAIGIKPVSREGSERLVRAAIDYALRHQRRSITLVHKGNIMKFTEGAFRDWGYALATREFRAQVITERESWILGNREAKADISAEDNARAIDPGYDLMTPDQQKTVLADVEAALTLWGTHGNGQWKKKLMIRDAIADITLQQVLTRPREFDVIATLNLNGDYLSDALAAQVGGIGIAPGGNINYVSGHAIFEATHGTAPKYANLDQVNPGSVILSGEMMFRHLGWDEVADLIIKGVEGAITAKTVTYDFHRLMEGATKVKCSEFGQAIIKHM, encoded by the coding sequence ATGGCAGAACTGAAACTTCCTTCCGGTGGCGACCGTATCCGCGTGCGTGACGGCAAGCTGCAGGTTCCCGACAATCCGATCCTCCCATTCATCGAGGGCGACGGTACCGGCCCCGACATTTGGCGCGCGAGCCAAGCGGTCTTCGACGCCGCGGTGCAGAAGGCCTCCGGCGGCAAGCGCCGCATCGTGTGGATGGAGGTGCTCGCCGGCGAGAAGGCGTTCAATCGCACCGGTAACTGGCTGCCCGACGAGACCGTCGCCGCATTTCAAGAACTCATCGTCGGCATCAAGGGTCCGCTGACGACACCGATCGGCGGCGGTATCCGCTCACTCAACGTCGCCTTGCGGCAACTGCTCGATCTGTATGTCTGCTTGCGGCCGGTGCGCTACTTCACCGGCGTGCCGAGTCCGGTGAAGCGTCCCGAAGCCGTCGACATGGTGATCTTCCGCGAGAACACGGAAGACATCTACGCCGGCATCGAGTGGCAGTCGGAGTCGTCTGATGCGCGCAAGATCGTCGCATTCCTGCAGAAGGAAATGGGGGTCAAGAAGATCCGCTTCCCCGAGACCAGCGCGATCGGGATCAAGCCGGTGTCGCGCGAGGGCTCGGAGCGCCTGGTGCGCGCCGCGATCGACTACGCCCTGCGCCATCAGCGCCGCAGCATTACGTTGGTGCACAAGGGCAACATCATGAAGTTCACCGAGGGTGCGTTCCGCGATTGGGGCTACGCGCTGGCGACGCGCGAGTTCCGCGCGCAAGTGATCACGGAACGCGAGAGCTGGATTCTTGGTAACCGCGAGGCCAAGGCCGATATTTCGGCCGAAGACAACGCGCGCGCCATCGACCCGGGCTACGACCTGATGACGCCCGATCAGCAGAAGACCGTGCTCGCCGACGTCGAAGCGGCGCTCACGCTGTGGGGCACGCACGGCAACGGCCAGTGGAAGAAGAAGCTGATGATCCGCGATGCGATCGCCGACATCACGTTGCAGCAGGTGCTGACGCGGCCGCGCGAGTTCGACGTGATTGCGACGTTGAATCTCAACGGCGACTATCTCTCCGACGCGCTGGCCGCGCAGGTCGGTGGCATCGGCATCGCGCCCGGCGGCAACATCAACTACGTCAGCGGGCATGCGATCTTCGAAGCCACGCACGGCACCGCACCGAAGTACGCCAATCTCGATCAGGTCAACCCGGGCTCGGTGATTCTCTCCGGCGAGATGATGTTCCGCCACCTCGGCTGGGACGAGGTCGCGGATCTCATCATCAAGGGCGTGGAAGGCGCGATCACGGCCAAGACCGTCACCTACGACTTCCATCGCTTGATGGAGGGGGCCACCAAAGTGAAGTGCTCGGAGTTCGGCCAGGCGATCATCAAACACATGTGA
- a CDS encoding PAS domain S-box protein, translating to MDRDRFFALSPELLATTEPDDRFHELSPAWTRCLGWTLDELRARPWIEFVHPDDVAATRALRQADTQPVHFVNRYRHKDGSYRWLSWSGSRMVDGTSYAVARDITEAKRTEEALRESEERYRELFDNAKDLNYTHDFAGNFTAVNNAAERISGYSREEALQMNIAQIVPPEYLDAVLPWVLRAGAETTTATYELEIVAKDGRRVPLEVNSRVIFRAGVPVGVQGIARDLTEQKRIEAALQVQREQLREDVDVTAALARVGSEMITSLATPVVLERLCRLTTEVLPCDASHIYLWQPGEEAYVPMSGHGHTPEQWEAMRVMKFPLALIRPLHEQLEREELVQVRRADARGRRALAMFRPGGTNAIMFVALRRAGELIGVLSASYLSRDESFTPQQLRIARGIAQLGSFALENARLVEELERADSFRSDFVATMSHELRNPLTVIMGYNELLLDGTFGAVSDEQADILRRANKNALELLDLVNATLDLSRFESRQVPLNQEVVAIDTLLDEVGAEMQAVSRKKQLAVQWEVSSEPITLSTDPVKLRMVLKNLIGNAIKFTDEGQITVCAHTRDGGVEFRVSDTGIGIPSEALELIFEPFRQVDHSPTRRSGGAGLGLYIVRRLVEMLSGTITVDSEVGKGSSFSVWLPRRAHRAHASGNESA from the coding sequence ATGGATCGCGACCGCTTCTTTGCGCTCTCGCCGGAACTGCTCGCCACCACCGAGCCTGACGACCGCTTCCACGAGCTGAGCCCTGCGTGGACTCGATGCCTGGGCTGGACCCTGGATGAACTGCGGGCGCGGCCGTGGATCGAGTTCGTCCACCCCGACGACGTAGCGGCTACCCGCGCCCTTCGCCAAGCAGACACTCAACCCGTCCACTTCGTCAATCGCTATCGCCACAAGGACGGCTCCTATCGGTGGCTGTCGTGGAGCGGGTCGCGCATGGTCGACGGCACCTCGTACGCCGTCGCGCGCGACATCACCGAAGCCAAACGCACCGAAGAAGCCTTGCGCGAAAGCGAAGAGCGCTATCGCGAGCTGTTCGATAACGCGAAGGACCTCAACTACACCCACGATTTCGCCGGGAACTTCACCGCCGTCAACAATGCTGCGGAGCGCATCAGCGGCTACAGTCGCGAGGAAGCGCTGCAGATGAACATCGCGCAGATCGTGCCGCCCGAGTATCTCGACGCGGTTCTGCCCTGGGTGCTGCGCGCTGGGGCCGAGACGACGACGGCGACCTACGAGTTGGAGATTGTCGCCAAAGACGGGCGGCGCGTGCCGCTCGAAGTCAACAGCCGCGTGATCTTTCGCGCTGGCGTGCCCGTCGGCGTCCAAGGCATCGCGCGTGATCTCACCGAACAGAAGCGAATCGAAGCCGCGCTACAGGTCCAGCGCGAACAACTGCGCGAAGATGTCGACGTCACCGCCGCACTGGCTCGGGTCGGCAGCGAAATGATTACATCGCTGGCCACCCCAGTGGTACTGGAGCGGCTGTGTCGACTCACCACCGAGGTGCTGCCCTGCGATGCGAGTCACATCTACCTGTGGCAGCCCGGCGAAGAGGCCTACGTTCCCATGTCCGGCCACGGGCATACGCCCGAGCAATGGGAAGCGATGCGGGTGATGAAGTTTCCACTGGCCCTCATTCGGCCGCTGCACGAGCAGCTCGAGCGCGAAGAACTCGTGCAGGTTCGGCGCGCCGACGCTCGCGGCCGGCGCGCGCTGGCGATGTTCCGTCCCGGAGGGACGAACGCCATCATGTTTGTCGCGCTGCGACGCGCTGGCGAACTCATCGGCGTGCTGAGCGCCTCGTACCTCAGTCGCGACGAGTCGTTCACACCGCAGCAGCTGCGCATCGCACGCGGCATCGCGCAGCTCGGCTCGTTCGCGCTGGAAAACGCGCGGCTGGTGGAAGAGCTGGAGCGCGCCGACAGTTTCCGCTCGGACTTCGTCGCCACCATGTCGCACGAGTTGCGCAATCCTCTGACCGTGATCATGGGCTACAATGAGTTGCTGCTCGACGGCACGTTTGGCGCGGTCTCAGATGAACAAGCCGACATCTTGCGTCGCGCCAACAAGAACGCTCTGGAGTTGCTCGATCTCGTCAACGCAACGCTCGATCTCAGCCGATTCGAGAGCCGGCAGGTGCCCTTGAACCAGGAAGTCGTGGCGATCGACACGCTGCTCGATGAGGTCGGTGCCGAGATGCAAGCGGTGTCGCGCAAGAAGCAGCTTGCGGTGCAGTGGGAGGTCAGCAGCGAGCCCATCACCCTGTCGACCGATCCGGTCAAACTGCGCATGGTGCTGAAGAACCTGATCGGCAACGCCATCAAGTTTACCGACGAGGGCCAGATCACGGTGTGCGCACACACACGCGACGGCGGCGTCGAGTTCCGCGTCAGCGACACCGGCATCGGCATTCCGTCCGAAGCACTCGAGCTCATCTTCGAGCCCTTCCGGCAAGTCGACCACTCGCCGACGCGACGCAGCGGCGGCGCCGGCCTGGGCCTTTACATCGTGCGGCGCCTGGTCGAGATGCTCAGCGGCACCATCACGGTCGACAGCGAAGTCGGCAAGGGATCGTCCTTCTCCGTGTGGTTGCCACGCCGTGCCCATCGGGCACATGCGTCGGGCAATGAATCAGCGTGA
- a CDS encoding sulfatase-like hydrolase/transferase: MITAVSSATAWVAGCWQRYRAVLARPFTWLLGQLVTFFLVSLYVKFSEMRLTAEYGSAWFAGGHLFANCSHLLLFCGQEISVFAALVIMVLLWRRTVPRPGVASRTVAWTLGLIILPGLSIVEIFGLAHFALFMTPLGPDEVRMIGWTRHIVTAANVLEVPEVTTGLQLAAIGYGLGPFVWRLDWSWARPLGIATLVGLLVTASFAIAAPKPIINDAMLTPHPLLWLVAGNQQEHVWQASNLGSDLAVAPEVTAAHQRYHATERPTNVLIFLLESTRSSSVALYNLAAPAGRGLLRFRDEAVVFDNVYAPVPTSAHAMFSILYGVYPYIGAFWTSAGKAVVADSMAQIFGRAGYATHLFVTADLNYDDVRSFAARGFDEVLDSNDWPDKEHYALLPWGYDDRLLLDQLKRTLSARDQRPFFIIAATSNPHHPYSIDMIPGESAAGDDHQAYDRLVDYNLRLLAELYEWMKETGVAENTLLLVLGDHGEAFGEHPNTFGHAGAIYEENVHIPCFILHPRRLGLPPRIAQLGSQVDLKPTILDILGMTDAEPGDGMSLLREDPNRTVMNFTENGVARFGLRDAHYSYVYTPHVDAEQLYDRHGDPSEQNDIAAGAPALRARYRARLERWEGQHQMALARLLR, from the coding sequence ATGATCACCGCCGTATCCTCGGCGACCGCTTGGGTCGCCGGTTGCTGGCAGCGCTATCGCGCGGTGTTGGCGCGCCCGTTCACTTGGCTCCTCGGTCAGCTCGTCACATTCTTCCTGGTCAGTCTGTACGTGAAGTTCAGTGAGATGCGACTGACGGCGGAGTACGGATCGGCCTGGTTCGCCGGTGGCCACCTGTTCGCCAACTGTTCGCACCTGCTGCTTTTCTGTGGGCAGGAGATCTCGGTGTTTGCGGCACTGGTGATCATGGTGCTGCTGTGGCGCCGCACCGTGCCGCGTCCCGGCGTCGCATCGCGCACCGTCGCCTGGACGCTCGGGCTGATCATCTTGCCGGGATTGTCCATCGTCGAAATCTTCGGTCTCGCACACTTCGCGCTCTTCATGACGCCACTCGGGCCGGACGAAGTGCGGATGATCGGTTGGACTCGCCACATCGTGACGGCGGCGAATGTGCTCGAAGTCCCCGAGGTCACAACCGGGCTGCAACTGGCCGCGATAGGATACGGCTTGGGTCCGTTCGTGTGGCGGCTCGACTGGTCGTGGGCCAGACCACTTGGCATCGCGACGTTGGTCGGGCTCTTGGTCACCGCGTCGTTCGCCATTGCGGCACCGAAGCCGATCATAAATGATGCGATGCTGACACCGCACCCGCTGTTATGGTTAGTAGCCGGCAATCAGCAGGAACACGTTTGGCAAGCCAGCAATCTGGGCTCCGATCTCGCCGTCGCACCCGAAGTCACCGCCGCCCACCAGCGCTATCACGCCACCGAGCGGCCGACCAACGTGCTCATCTTCCTGCTCGAATCGACGCGCTCGTCGAGCGTTGCACTCTACAACCTCGCCGCACCCGCAGGCCGCGGCTTGCTGCGCTTCCGCGATGAGGCGGTCGTGTTCGACAACGTGTACGCGCCGGTGCCCACCTCCGCGCACGCGATGTTCTCCATCCTCTACGGCGTCTATCCCTACATCGGGGCCTTCTGGACCAGTGCGGGCAAAGCGGTGGTGGCCGACTCGATGGCGCAGATCTTCGGTCGCGCCGGCTACGCGACGCACTTGTTCGTCACCGCCGACCTCAACTACGACGACGTGCGCAGCTTTGCCGCGCGCGGCTTCGACGAGGTGCTCGACTCCAACGACTGGCCGGACAAGGAGCACTACGCGTTGCTGCCGTGGGGCTACGACGATCGCTTGCTGCTCGATCAACTCAAGCGAACGCTCAGCGCGCGCGATCAGCGACCGTTCTTCATCATCGCCGCCACCAGCAACCCGCACCACCCCTACTCGATCGACATGATTCCTGGCGAGTCAGCCGCGGGCGATGATCACCAGGCGTACGATCGCTTGGTGGACTACAACCTGCGCCTGCTGGCCGAGTTGTATGAGTGGATGAAGGAGACGGGGGTGGCCGAGAACACGCTCCTGCTCGTCCTCGGCGATCACGGCGAGGCCTTCGGCGAACATCCCAACACCTTCGGCCATGCCGGAGCGATTTACGAAGAGAACGTCCACATCCCGTGCTTCATTCTGCACCCCCGCCGACTCGGGTTGCCGCCACGGATCGCGCAGTTGGGTTCGCAGGTCGATCTCAAACCGACAATCCTCGACATTCTCGGGATGACCGACGCCGAACCCGGGGACGGCATGTCGCTGCTGCGCGAGGATCCGAATCGTACGGTGATGAATTTTACCGAGAACGGCGTGGCGCGGTTTGGCTTGCGCGACGCCCACTACAGCTACGTCTACACGCCGCACGTCGATGCCGAGCAACTGTACGATCGACACGGCGATCCGAGCGAACAGAACGACATCGCCGCCGGCGCACCCGCTCTGCGCGCCCGCTACCGCGCCCGCCTAGAACGCTGGGAGGGCCAGCACCAAATGGCACTGGCGCGCCTGCTGCGGTGA
- a CDS encoding aminomethyl transferase family protein translates to MSWADLDRAQAAAGATCDDTFGVRVPRAFGSPQREWQAVRRAVGILDARHRGLIAVTGEDRITFLQGQLTNDVKQLAPGSGTHAALLTIQGRVVADLYVFVLADRVLLDVPAIRVDAVRKALERFIIADDVELAIGDDMDALLSIEGPRAAPLLSDVTGATLADLQPYQHREITIDSVTVRVVAIGQTGETGFRLLSARANAATVWQRLTAAGATPVGLDALNVLRLEAGIPWYGLDMDEETLVMEVGLDDAISFSKGCYLGQEVVERVAARGHVNRKLSGLVGEASIVPPAGTTLTRDGKDVGHVTSAAASPALSSIIALGYVHRSAGDIGTVLQAGVNDQPIDLTITARPFYRS, encoded by the coding sequence ATGAGCTGGGCAGATCTCGACCGAGCGCAGGCGGCAGCCGGTGCTACGTGTGACGACACGTTCGGCGTGCGCGTGCCGCGCGCGTTCGGATCGCCACAGCGCGAATGGCAGGCTGTCCGCCGCGCCGTCGGTATTCTCGATGCGCGGCATCGTGGTCTCATCGCCGTCACCGGCGAAGACCGCATCACGTTCCTACAAGGCCAGCTCACCAATGACGTGAAACAGCTTGCGCCCGGGAGCGGCACGCACGCGGCGCTGCTCACCATCCAAGGCCGAGTGGTCGCGGATTTGTACGTCTTCGTACTCGCCGACCGTGTCCTGCTCGACGTTCCGGCGATACGCGTCGACGCGGTGCGGAAAGCGCTCGAACGCTTCATCATCGCTGACGACGTGGAGCTGGCGATCGGCGACGACATGGACGCGTTGCTGTCGATCGAAGGGCCGCGCGCCGCTCCGTTACTGTCCGATGTCACCGGCGCAACGCTCGCCGATCTGCAACCGTATCAGCATCGCGAGATCACGATCGACAGCGTTACCGTTCGTGTGGTGGCGATCGGTCAGACCGGCGAGACGGGATTCCGTCTGCTGAGCGCTCGCGCCAACGCGGCGACCGTGTGGCAACGATTGACTGCGGCGGGTGCGACACCGGTGGGGCTCGACGCCCTCAACGTACTGCGACTCGAAGCCGGCATTCCTTGGTACGGACTCGATATGGACGAAGAGACCCTGGTGATGGAAGTCGGCCTCGACGACGCGATCAGTTTCAGCAAGGGTTGCTATCTTGGCCAAGAAGTCGTCGAGCGCGTCGCCGCGCGCGGCCATGTGAATCGCAAACTCTCCGGACTTGTCGGGGAGGCATCGATCGTTCCGCCGGCAGGGACGACGCTGACCCGCGACGGCAAGGACGTCGGCCATGTCACCAGTGCGGCGGCGTCACCCGCGCTTTCCTCCATCATCGCCCTCGGCTACGTGCATCGCAGCGCGGGCGATATCGGCACCGTGTTGCAGGCCGGCGTCAACGATCAACCAATCGATTTGACCATTACAGCGCGACCGTTCTATCGATCATGA
- a CDS encoding enoyl-CoA hydratase/isomerase family protein, producing MPAVLYETDGPVAIVSLNRPAVLNAYNVAMRDALFAALTAVRDDPDIRVMILRGNGPAFSTGGDVREFGTAPSPTVARAVRFQRDVWGTLKSLPQITIAAVHGYAVGGGFEMAMLCDLCVAADNARFGLPETRLGMIPGVAGTQTTSRLFGLGRALDLVLTGRMLNATEAQHFGLVTRVVPTAELQSEASALAHRLSAIEPSLAARTKRAVHEGLDQSLRDGLALEARLAAVDSRWSDAPL from the coding sequence ATGCCCGCGGTTCTCTACGAGACCGACGGGCCGGTGGCGATCGTCTCGCTCAACCGACCCGCCGTCCTCAATGCGTACAACGTCGCGATGCGCGACGCGTTGTTTGCCGCGCTGACGGCGGTGCGCGACGATCCGGATATCCGGGTGATGATCCTGCGCGGCAATGGGCCGGCGTTCAGCACGGGTGGTGACGTACGCGAGTTCGGCACCGCCCCGTCGCCCACTGTCGCACGCGCGGTGCGCTTTCAGCGCGACGTGTGGGGTACACTGAAGAGTCTGCCGCAGATCACGATCGCGGCCGTGCACGGCTACGCCGTCGGCGGTGGCTTCGAGATGGCGATGCTGTGCGACCTCTGCGTCGCTGCCGACAACGCGCGCTTCGGTTTGCCGGAAACACGACTCGGAATGATTCCCGGTGTTGCCGGCACGCAAACCACGTCGCGCTTGTTCGGACTCGGTCGCGCGCTCGATCTAGTGCTGACCGGTCGCATGCTCAACGCAACCGAGGCGCAACACTTCGGTCTGGTCACCCGGGTGGTTCCAACGGCTGAGTTGCAGTCGGAAGCATCGGCACTCGCACATCGTCTGAGTGCGATCGAACCGTCACTCGCGGCTCGCACCAAGCGCGCCGTGCACGAAGGACTCGACCAATCGCTGCGCGATGGCTTGGCGCTGGAGGCGCGGCTCGCCGCGGTTGACAGTCGCTGGTCCGACGCGCCACTCTGA